The Thermococcus celericrescens sequence GAACCACCTGAAGGGCAAAACCGCCAGAAAACTCCTTCAAGAATTCCCCGAACTGAGGAGTAAAACAACGCACGGCAGGCTCTGGTCCCGCTCCTACTTCGTCGCCTCAGTCGGCTACATAACTGATGAGATCGTCAAACACTACGTTGAAACCCAATGGGAGCGTGAGTTGAAACGAAGAGGAGCGTAACCCTCAAACTCCAGCCCTCGAAGGCCCAAAAGAAAATCCTCTTCGAGTTAGCCGACGTTGGAGCCAAAGTCTGGAACAGGGTGAACTACCTTCGCAGGCAAGAATTCTTCGAGGGCAAACCCGTTGATTTCCTTAAAACCGAGAAAACCGTTTACGAGGAATTCAAAAAGGAAATCGGTTCCGCGACAGTTCAGCAAATTTGCAGGAAGAACGCCGAAGCCTGGAGAAGCTTCTTCGCCCTTGCGATGAAAAAGAAGACCAAAGAACTCCCCAAGTGGCTCAAACCAAAACCGCCAAGCTATCTGAAAGAAGGCGGAAAGAGAAGACCCTTGATCGTCCTCAGAAACGACCAGTACAAGATTGAGGGCAACAAGCTAATCCTCAAGGGGCTCGGAAGGTTCAAGAAGCTTGAAATCCAGTTTAAGGGCAGGATACACCTGAAGGGCAAGCAAGGGCGCTTAGAAATCCAGTATGACCCAATAAGGCGGAAATGGTATGCTCACGTGAGCTTCACCGTCGAGGAGAAACTGATTGGAAACGAATGGGTTGAAGTCCCAAGAAACCCATTGGGAAGCCTTTCGGCGGGAATTGACCTTGGAGTGAACAACTTGATGGCCGTTTACGTCGAGAACGGCGAGAGTTTCTTAGTCAACGGGAGACCATTAAAGAGCATTGCATTTTACTGGCAAAAACGAATAGCTGAATACCAGTCGAGACTCAATAAAAGCGGTGCGAAGAAGAGTAGAAACCTCAAGGGAATGCATGAGAAGGCTAAACTTCAGGCGAAACATTACATCAACACGGCGGTTAGACAAACCGTCGAGAGACTTCATCAGTTGGGAGTTAACAGGATTGTCGTCGGTTATCCCAAGGGGATAGCGAGAAACTCGGACAAAGGCAGGAAGCAGAACTTCCTCCTCTCTCACGTCTGGCGGTTTAACTGTGTCATTAAACGCTTAATCGAGGTCGCCGAGGAGTATGGTATTAGGGTTTTGGTTGTTAATGAGGCTTTCACGTCTAAGCGTTGTCCCGTCTGCGGGAAGCCCCACGAGGGGGCGAGGTTTGTTCGTGGGTTATTTAAGTGTCCCGTGACGGGGCTTATCTTCAACGCGGACTTAGTTGGAGCGTTTAATATTTTGAAGAAGGTGGTGAAAACCATAACCCCGAATCTGAGCGGTCTTTACGCTCAGAGGAGGGGTAACGGGGGGAAGACCCTCCCCGAGGGGTCGAAGACCTGCTTTAACTTGGGTTTGAATGAGACCCTTCAAACCTCTCCGCCCTTAGCGAGGGGTTAAGCCGAACCCTCGCCCTTCACGGCGGAGAGGAGGTCAGGAGGGTAAAATGAAACGTGTCGGTTTCAAAGCCCCGTCGGCTCGTCTATGAAGAGAACCTCCACGTCAAACTTTTCTCTGAGGACCCGCATCAGAGCCTTGACTCCGAGAGTCTCGGTCTTGTAGTGGCCGGCAGCGAGGACGCTCTGGGGCAGATCGATGGCCGTTAGATAATCCGCGTGGGTGAATTCGCCCGTTACGAGCAGGTCGATTCCCTTTCTGTGCGCCTCCTCAAGTGCGAAGGCCCCGGCGCCGCTCACGGCACCGACAGTTTTTATCTCCCTCTCCCCGAACTCGTAGGTTCTGACGGTCGTGCCGAGCTTCTCGGCGATTATATGCGCCACCTTCTCGATCGGCTGCGGCTCATCGAACTCTCCATAGAAGCCCACGCTCAGCCCCCTGTACTCGCCGAAGGGGCCCCTGGGCTCAATGCCAAGAATGCGGAGCAGTTCGACGTTGTTGCCGACCTCGGGGTGGGCGTCGAGGGGCAGGTGGGCGGCGTAGAGGTTTATCCCGCTCTCCATGAGGGCCTTCAGGCGTCTGTAGTGTATCCCGGTGATGTATCCGAGGCCGCCCCATATCATGCCGTGGTGGACCACCATCATGTCGGCTCCGGCCTTTGCGGCCCTCTCGATTGTTCTTAGAGTGGTATCAACTGCAAAGGCGACCCTTTCGACCTCCGCCTTCCCCTCCACCTGGAGGCCGTTGCTCGACTTGTCGGGGTAAGCCTGAACGTTGAGGTGTTCGTCAAGGAACGCCACCAGCTCGTCGCGGTTCATTCTCCCACCTCATATTCACTTGGTGAATTATTCACTAACTGAATATGTCCGGCAAACCCTTTTAAAACCGAGCCTCAACTCCAGCCGAGAGGTGTTGAGATGGGCGAGGGTGAGTTTAGGAAGGCCGTTGAAGAACTCGCGAGGGCCGTCATGAACGGCGAGATAAAGGGCCGTGAGGAGCTCAACAGGTATAAGATAGCCGTATCCAGGAAGTATCATCTCTCAAAGATTCCCGGTAACTCGGACATCCTCAAGGCCATTCCGGAGGACAGGCGCGAGGAGTTCAGGGATCTGCTCAAGCGAAAGCCGACGAGGACGATAAGCGGCGTCGCTGTAGTCGCCATGATGACCAAGCCCTTCCCGTGCCCACACGGGCGCTGCATCTACTGTCCCGGAGGACCGAGCGTTGGCTCTCCCCAGAGCTACACCGGAAGGGAGCCCTCCGCCCTGAGGGCCGTTCAGAGCGCCTACCATCCGTACATCATCATGATGCGCCGCCTTAAGCAGCTCACCGACATAGGGCACGACGTGGACAAGGTGGAGGTCATAATCCAGGGCGGCACCTTCCCGGCCGTGGACTTGGACTACCAGGAGTGGTTCGTCAAGTGCGCCTTCAAAGCGATGAACGACTTCCCGCACTTCAGGGAGGTAGAGAACCTTGAGGAGAAGCTCGTCAGGCTGATAGTCCACAGTGATGAGTCCGTCTTGGAGGAGGACCCGAAGTTCAAGGAGGCCTGGGAGAAAACGCACGCAAAGCCCTACTACTACCTCGAAGACGAGCAGAGGAAGAACGAGAGGGCTAAGGTCAGGATGGTCGGCCTGACGATAGAGACGCGCCCGGACTGGGCCTTCGAGAGGCACATAGACAGGATGCTGAAGCTCGGAACGACAAGGGTTGAGCTTGGAGTGCAGACCATATTCAACTTCATCCACGAGAGGACCAGAAGGGGACACGGCGTCGAGGAGATAGTCAGGGCCACCCAGCTTTTGCGCGACGCGGGCCTCAAAATCAACTACCACATAATGCCCGGCCTGCCTGGAAGCAACTTCGAGAGGGACCTCTACACCTTCCGCGCCATCTTCGAGGATCCCCGCTTCCGCCCGGACATGCTGAAGGTGTATCCCACCCTAGTTACCGCCGATGCACCGCTCTATCGCCAGTGGAGGGAGGGCAAATACCGCCCCTACCGCACGGAGGAGGCGGTGGAGCTTCTCGTCGAGGCCTACAGGTTCTTCCCGAAGTGGGTTCGCGTGATGAGAATCCAGCGCGACATCCCGGTTCAGCTCATCGTTGACGGCGTTAGGCACTCCAATCTGGGCCAGCTCGTCTTCAACGAACTCGTAAAGCGCGGGGTAAGGCCGAGGGAGATTAGGTTTAGAGAAGTCGGCCACATGATGGAGAAGTTCGGGGTTCAGCCCGAGGTCGAGCACATAAAGCTCCTCCGCGAGGACTACGATGCCGCCGGGGGAAGGGAGATATTCCTGAGCTTCGAGGACACAAAGAACGACGTTCTTATCGGCTTCATCCGCCTCAGGATTCCGAGTGAAAAGGCCCACAGGAAGGAGATAAACTGCTGTCCCTCCTCGATAGTCAGGGAGCTCCACGTGTACGGGCCGCTCGTGCCGATAGGCGGGAAGCCGAAGTACGAGTGGCAGCACAGGGGCTACGGAAGGGAACTGCTGGCGGAGGCCGAGAGGATAGCGAGAGAGGAGTTCGACGTGAAGAAGATGCTCGTTATAAGCGGCGTCGGTGTTAGGAACTACTACAGGAAGTTCGGCTACCGGAAGAACGGGCCCTACGTCGCCAAGAGGCTCGATAGGGGCTATGCGGACTTTGAGACGGGAGGCCACTTCGATGGACACCTGAACACATAGAAATGGAAAGGGAGATCAGCGCCTTCCGTATCTCCTCAGCAGGAGCCCCAGCACTAAGAGCGCTCCGAGGATTATGGCCAGCCCCAGGTACGTCTGACCGCTTCCCTTGCTCACGGTAACCCTGATGCTTGCCTCCTTAGTTTTCTGGTCGCTGATGGCGTTGAGGGTGATGAGATAGTCCCCGGCATCCACGTTCTCGGGAACCGCCACCTCAATTGTGAACTCTACCTCATCATCCCTCCCCAGGGAAGGCACTTTCCGCGGCTCCACCTTTACGTTCCATCCCTTGGGAGCCTTGACTTCGATTCTGAGGTTTGTCAGCGGGCTGGTGCCTGTGTTATACACCCTGACCGTGGTCTTTGCCTCGTCTCCAGCGTCCACCTTCAAACTGTACCGTTCTAGAGTCACCGTCAGTCCGTAGCTGCCGGTCAGTTTTGCCGTGAGGTTTATCTCCCGCTCTTCACCGCTCCCAGCTGAGGCCACACGGAGGGTTGAGCGGTACGTTCCGAGCTCCGCCGTGTCGGGGGGTATCAGGAGCACGTAAAACTGCTTTTCTTTCCCGGACCGGACGTATGCGCTGGTTATCCCCGTGCGTGAGGCCGGGTCTTCCACCACCATTCCGCCCCAGTTCTGGGGCACACTTAGGCTCAGTGAGTACGTATCGTCCTCTGTTCCAAGATTCTTTAGAACCACGATGTAAGTGAAGCTTCTCCCGAGCACCTGACTCTTCGACGGCTCAGAAACACTGATGTCCATGTAGTAAGGCAGTCTGCGCATGCTCACATGGAGCTCCTTTCTCCTGCCGGCCTTTATTTCAACGTTTTTCTCGACCTTGCGGTAGGATTCCTTTGAGATCCTCACGGTGTAGTGTCCCTCTGGAGCTTCGATTGAGGCGGTCCCATCGGAAAGTGTCTTTGCTTCCGTCACAGTCTTCCCGTGCCGAAGGAGCTCCACCTTGGCACCAGCCACGTAGGTTCCTGAGCCTTCATCCGTGACCTTGACTGAGAGGGTGCCGTTTTCACCGGCGTGGGTTTTGTTCACATAGACTCCAAGAGTCTCCTCGGCATTCCCAGCCTTCACTGTAACGTTATACATGCCCACTGGGGCATCGCTGGGAACGCCTATGACCAGCCTTACGGTGCTCTCACCGGAGACCCTCACCGCACGTACTGGCTCTCCCCCTGCGAGGAATCTTGCGCTCCATTTCTCTGGAATCTCTGCACTCAGGGAGACCACTGTGGGCGATTGAGAACTCAGATGGAGCTCGAATGATACACTCTCCCCGGCCTCCACTTCCTTCACCGGATAATCACACTGGATTCCGACTCCTCCCTCCTTTACTGTGACGGAGAGCTTCAGCTGGCTTTCGCCGGCGTGAAGGAGCACATCAAACCTACCCGTTTTCGTGGACGTTTTAATGGCCACGACAACTTGGGCACTCTCTCCGTGCCGCAGGTAGATACCGTTGATTTCAGAACTTCCCTCCGTTATTCTGGCGCTCCATCCGGGAGGAGCCTCTACGGAGAGCGGAACGAACGTATCTCCTCCGTTGTTTCTTACCGTTACTGAGAACATCACCTGTCCCCCAGGTTTGGTTATCTTGCTGGGGAACTGGGTTTCCAGTGCTATGTTGCCGGAGGGACTTTCTACGCGGATATCGTCGCCGGAGAGTATGATATGAACCGCACCCTCCTCTGGCTTAAGGCTGCCCGCCGTCATGTTCAGGCCTTCCGTAACCTTTACAGTGTCCCCGAATGAGAGAACATACGTGGTTCCGTTTATCCTGAGGGCGGCTTTCCCATCGTTTGAAAAGTCCGTGAACTCTATGGGAATCCCGTTGACCGTTACGCTCTGCCCCACGTGAAGGGTTAGGCTGATGGTTTCAGCGGACGCCGCGGGGACGGCCAGAAGGAGGAAAAAAAGGACTGCCGTGAGGGCCTTCTTCATCTCCATCACCTTATTTCCGCCCGTACGAATCCAAGGTATGCCGCGACAAAGCCTATTATCAGATACGCCAGCAGGAAGACGATTTCCCTCTTGGCGAAGGACAGGCTCTCGGCCAGACTGTACGTCGGCTGTTCGGGACCCTCAATTCCCGGGGAATACATCGCGTCCTTCCAGGACTGTGCGTGGGGATTGAGCACGTACTCCGATATCTGCTGGAAGTCCGCCCTTGGGGACAGGCTGCTGACCGTTTCGATGGTGTCAAAGTATTTCTTGCTCCACTCCTGTATCAGGTTGTCGTACTCCTCCCACAGCTTTTCCTGCGCCTGCAGTTCCTCCAGGGTCACGTTCTCGGAATAACCTGTGAACGCTTCCTGTGGGGGCTGGGGCTGTGGTCCTGCCACGTGATCTGCCACGATTGGCGCCACGGCTTCAAACACCACCGTAACTGCCAGGAAGAGAACCAGGGCGTACATCAGGGCGCTGCCGCTGGACTTGGAGTGTGCCGAAAACGCAACGGCTATCCCGAAGAACACCAGCAGGTATAGGTAGGCGAAAAAGAAGTACACCGCCAGTCTGGTGATTGAAGTGCCGTCCACTGTGACCCCCATCCACATCAGCGTTCCTAGAACGACGAGGAACGTTATCACCACCGCCACCGCCAGTGTCATGGCGCCCCCGAGGAGTTTTCCTAGTATTACCTGATCCCTGTAGACCGGATGGCCCATGAGGACCTTGAGAGTCCTGTTCTCCCTCTCACGGGTTATCGCGTCAAAACCGAGCGCGAGGGCGAATATCCCTCCGATGAGTCCTAGGTAATATGTGACCCCCCACATGACTTCGTAGACCTTTGGACTTTCCCCTTCCATGCCCCGCCACGTCATCATGCCGGTCTTTACCTGTGCCAGTGCGAGCAGGGTTATGAGAAGCAAAAATCCAAACAGAACCAGAAAACGCCTGCTGGTCATATAGTCACGGAACTCCTTGCTCGCTATTGCCCCTATCATCCTTCCTCCCTCCCGTAAACCAGCTCGAGGAAGACCTCCTCCAGCGTTGGTTCATGCAGGTGAACATCGATGACGGTGTAGCCCATGCCAGTTAGTTCCTCTACCAGCTCCTCTCTGATGTCCCGGGATGCGTAGACGGTCAGTCTGTTGCTTCCCGCTTTGCGCCACTCTATCACTTCGGTGTTCAGGTCATTAAGAACGAGCGGCTGCTTTGTTTCCACCGTTATAAAGACCCTCCCCTCAATGAATTTCCGCTTTATCTCCTCCTGGCTGCCGCTTATGAGGAGTTTTCCCCCGGAGATTATCCCTATCTCATCGCTTACCTCCTCGACCTCCGAGAGGATGTGGGACGAGAAGAATACCGTCTTTCCATCTTTCTTCAATCTGCGTATCAGTTCCCTCATTTCCACAGCGCCCCTGGGGTCAAGACCGTTGGTCGGTTCATCGAGGAAGAGAACCTCCGGGTCGTTTAGAAGAGCCTGGGCCAGCAGAAGGCGCTGCTTCATACCGGTGGAGAATCCCCCCACCTTTCTGTCCGCGGCGTCTTCGAGTCCCACAAGCTCGAGCAGTTCCCTTGCCCTCTTCTTGGCATCTTCTTTGGGAATCCTGTAGAACTTGGATATGTACATAAGGTTATCGAAGGCCGTCAGATTGGGATAGAGTCCGCCCTCCGCGGGCATGAACCCGCTTATCCTTTTGACCTCCACCGGCTTTTCCTGAACGTCTATTCCTGCCACGTAGGCCCTGCCCTCCGTTGGCTGAATGAGGCCCAGGAGGAGAAGTATCGTCGTTGTTTTTCCCGCCCCGTTTGGTCCCAGAAATCCGTAGACAGCCCCTTTTTTCACGGTTAGGTTTAGGCGATCCACGGCGGCAATGCCGTCATAAACTTTCGTGAGGTTTTCAGTTTCGATTATGTTCATCTTAATCACCCAACATAGTAGGAAGCTCACTTTAATATAAGCGTTTTGGTTTGGAGGAATAAAGATTAAACAATACTTATTTCGCGCGTTGTTCTGGTGATGTGCTGTTCTGCTTTAGTGTTTCTCCTCAGTGGTGGGATAAAACCTTTTCAGTTCAGTAAACCTTTTAAGCACCGCTGAACAAGTATGGACCGGGGTGTGTTTGAATGGAGAAGGGTGGTAAACCCCGGATATCATATGAGACAACCTTCAGGGTGAAGGTTCTCATCCTGACCCTCATCTTTGGAATCGCTATATTCATGATAGTCTATTACCCCATCATCTCCCACCAGGTCGACCCATTTAAAGTGGAGTCCCCCAGGGGTCAGGTACTGCTCGCCCAGAACTTCTCCATCGCGGGAGTTACCTATACGAACGCCGTTCCGTTCACTGCCGAGAACAACGCCCTCGTCCTCGGGGGAAGCGATGAGCTGGACGATACCCTCACGATTACCGTGTCCACACCGCAGTGGTGCGTTGACCTGTGGACGTGGGGAGGCTCAGCCAACGGATGGGTGAGGAAGTACGATTGTGCGAGGGAGCTTCAGCTGAGTAAGTACGCCTTCAACAGGGTTCCAACCCACGAGGCTAAGGAGATAGCCCGCTGGAGCCTGGAACCTGGATACGTTCTGGTTTTCCACAAAAACGGTCCGGTTCAGAAATATGAGATCGTCAACTTCACCGTGACTTACGGGGGAGAGACAGATTGGGGAGCCTTCAAAGTGTCTGTTAAAAGCTCGTGAGGTGGTTTTTTATGAAACTCTCCTACGAAACCTCTTTTCGTCTTAAGGTTCTTCTCATAGCATCGCTCTTCGGGCTGGTGATATTCTACATCGTGTACTATCCGATAATATCCTACAACCCGGTGCCGTACGGGGTTGCCTCGCCCAAGGGGCAGCTGCTGGTTATGAAGAACATGACGTTCGGCGGCATGGAATGGGAGAACGCCGTCGATCTGTACAACAACCTAGTTCTGAAGGGTGACGAGGACTACGGGGACTACGTGGTTCTTGAGCTCAAGACCCCCGGCTGGTGCATGGACGTGGTCGTGTGGAGCGGGACTGCATATACGAGGAAGGCGGAATGCGTTAGGAAGGTCACGATATCCAAGTACACCTTCCGCATACCCCCCGGCTCCTACTGGTACCTCGACGGCTCCTATCACCTGATACTCTACAAGCCGAGCGATGTTCCAAAGGACTACGAGATGGTTAACTTCACCGTCACCTACGGCCCTAAGTCCGATTGGGGGGCCTTTAAGGCGGCCTATCCAAAGGACTGATGGTTAAAAGAAGGGACGGGAAAAGGAAGCGGTTTTGTTCTTTATCGTTTCTTTCGCTTTCCCTTGGCTCATGCCTGAGCCTCTGGCTTGTTCTTCATCGACCTTGCCCCGAGGGACAGCGCTATGAAGCTCGCACCGGCGACTATAAGCTCAATCGCCACGAAGATTCCTATGACCCACGGGCTCCACTCTGGCCAGTTGGCGAGGATCATGACTCCTATGAAGAAGTCGATGACGCCCGAGAAGATCACTATGCCCCCGCCTTCGGTCTTGAAGCCCATGAGAACCTTAACGATACCGAAGATGAAGTATGCGCCGCCCAGTATGAACGTCAGGATCTGGGCCGAGAGGAGGGGTTCCTCCAGCATTGCCGCTCCGACTATTATGTAGAGCGCCGCCAG is a genomic window containing:
- a CDS encoding ABC transporter permease, translated to MIGAIASKEFRDYMTSRRFLVLFGFLLLITLLALAQVKTGMMTWRGMEGESPKVYEVMWGVTYYLGLIGGIFALALGFDAITRERENRTLKVLMGHPVYRDQVILGKLLGGAMTLAVAVVITFLVVLGTLMWMGVTVDGTSITRLAVYFFFAYLYLLVFFGIAVAFSAHSKSSGSALMYALVLFLAVTVVFEAVAPIVADHVAGPQPQPPQEAFTGYSENVTLEELQAQEKLWEEYDNLIQEWSKKYFDTIETVSSLSPRADFQQISEYVLNPHAQSWKDAMYSPGIEGPEQPTYSLAESLSFAKREIVFLLAYLIIGFVAAYLGFVRAEIR
- a CDS encoding tRNA uridine(34) 5-carboxymethylaminomethyl modification radical SAM/GNAT enzyme Elp3 — its product is MGEGEFRKAVEELARAVMNGEIKGREELNRYKIAVSRKYHLSKIPGNSDILKAIPEDRREEFRDLLKRKPTRTISGVAVVAMMTKPFPCPHGRCIYCPGGPSVGSPQSYTGREPSALRAVQSAYHPYIIMMRRLKQLTDIGHDVDKVEVIIQGGTFPAVDLDYQEWFVKCAFKAMNDFPHFREVENLEEKLVRLIVHSDESVLEEDPKFKEAWEKTHAKPYYYLEDEQRKNERAKVRMVGLTIETRPDWAFERHIDRMLKLGTTRVELGVQTIFNFIHERTRRGHGVEEIVRATQLLRDAGLKINYHIMPGLPGSNFERDLYTFRAIFEDPRFRPDMLKVYPTLVTADAPLYRQWREGKYRPYRTEEAVELLVEAYRFFPKWVRVMRIQRDIPVQLIVDGVRHSNLGQLVFNELVKRGVRPREIRFREVGHMMEKFGVQPEVEHIKLLREDYDAAGGREIFLSFEDTKNDVLIGFIRLRIPSEKAHRKEINCCPSSIVRELHVYGPLVPIGGKPKYEWQHRGYGRELLAEAERIAREEFDVKKMLVISGVGVRNYYRKFGYRKNGPYVAKRLDRGYADFETGGHFDGHLNT
- a CDS encoding Nif3-like dinuclear metal center hexameric protein → MNRDELVAFLDEHLNVQAYPDKSSNGLQVEGKAEVERVAFAVDTTLRTIERAAKAGADMMVVHHGMIWGGLGYITGIHYRRLKALMESGINLYAAHLPLDAHPEVGNNVELLRILGIEPRGPFGEYRGLSVGFYGEFDEPQPIEKVAHIIAEKLGTTVRTYEFGEREIKTVGAVSGAGAFALEEAHRKGIDLLVTGEFTHADYLTAIDLPQSVLAAGHYKTETLGVKALMRVLREKFDVEVLFIDEPTGL
- a CDS encoding NEW3 domain-containing protein, with the translated sequence MEMKKALTAVLFFLLLAVPAASAETISLTLHVGQSVTVNGIPIEFTDFSNDGKAALRINGTTYVLSFGDTVKVTEGLNMTAGSLKPEEGAVHIILSGDDIRVESPSGNIALETQFPSKITKPGGQVMFSVTVRNNGGDTFVPLSVEAPPGWSARITEGSSEINGIYLRHGESAQVVVAIKTSTKTGRFDVLLHAGESQLKLSVTVKEGGVGIQCDYPVKEVEAGESVSFELHLSSQSPTVVSLSAEIPEKWSARFLAGGEPVRAVRVSGESTVRLVIGVPSDAPVGMYNVTVKAGNAEETLGVYVNKTHAGENGTLSVKVTDEGSGTYVAGAKVELLRHGKTVTEAKTLSDGTASIEAPEGHYTVRISKESYRKVEKNVEIKAGRRKELHVSMRRLPYYMDISVSEPSKSQVLGRSFTYIVVLKNLGTEDDTYSLSLSVPQNWGGMVVEDPASRTGITSAYVRSGKEKQFYVLLIPPDTAELGTYRSTLRVASAGSGEEREINLTAKLTGSYGLTVTLERYSLKVDAGDEAKTTVRVYNTGTSPLTNLRIEVKAPKGWNVKVEPRKVPSLGRDDEVEFTIEVAVPENVDAGDYLITLNAISDQKTKEASIRVTVSKGSGQTYLGLAIILGALLVLGLLLRRYGRR
- a CDS encoding ABC transporter ATP-binding protein translates to MNIIETENLTKVYDGIAAVDRLNLTVKKGAVYGFLGPNGAGKTTTILLLLGLIQPTEGRAYVAGIDVQEKPVEVKRISGFMPAEGGLYPNLTAFDNLMYISKFYRIPKEDAKKRARELLELVGLEDAADRKVGGFSTGMKQRLLLAQALLNDPEVLFLDEPTNGLDPRGAVEMRELIRRLKKDGKTVFFSSHILSEVEEVSDEIGIISGGKLLISGSQEEIKRKFIEGRVFITVETKQPLVLNDLNTEVIEWRKAGSNRLTVYASRDIREELVEELTGMGYTVIDVHLHEPTLEEVFLELVYGREEG
- a CDS encoding RNA-guided endonuclease InsQ/TnpB family protein; the protein is MLFELADVGAKVWNRVNYLRRQEFFEGKPVDFLKTEKTVYEEFKKEIGSATVQQICRKNAEAWRSFFALAMKKKTKELPKWLKPKPPSYLKEGGKRRPLIVLRNDQYKIEGNKLILKGLGRFKKLEIQFKGRIHLKGKQGRLEIQYDPIRRKWYAHVSFTVEEKLIGNEWVEVPRNPLGSLSAGIDLGVNNLMAVYVENGESFLVNGRPLKSIAFYWQKRIAEYQSRLNKSGAKKSRNLKGMHEKAKLQAKHYINTAVRQTVERLHQLGVNRIVVGYPKGIARNSDKGRKQNFLLSHVWRFNCVIKRLIEVAEEYGIRVLVVNEAFTSKRCPVCGKPHEGARFVRGLFKCPVTGLIFNADLVGAFNILKKVVKTITPNLSGLYAQRRGNGGKTLPEGSKTCFNLGLNETLQTSPPLARG
- a CDS encoding HdeD family acid-resistance protein — protein: MDEIKEPAGDEENKPMTPEEYREEMARKQVASLMAHWQWYLVLGIVLLVLGIVSLSILPFVTLASIAVFGVFLILSGVILIAVALFTSGESGETRIFQLLLAALYIIVGAAMLEEPLLSAQILTFILGGAYFIFGIVKVLMGFKTEGGGIVIFSGVIDFFIGVMILANWPEWSPWVIGIFVAIELIVAGASFIALSLGARSMKNKPEAQA
- a CDS encoding transposase, with amino-acid sequence NHLKGKTARKLLQEFPELRSKTTHGRLWSRSYFVASVGYITDEIVKHYVETQWERELKRRGA